One segment of Fimbriiglobus ruber DNA contains the following:
- a CDS encoding tautomerase family protein — MPIVTIQITREGTTPEQKAALIAGATKLLADVLNKPPGLTFVLIQEVEMDDWGVNGLPAAEHRRRAAAASPG, encoded by the coding sequence ATGCCGATCGTGACGATCCAGATCACCCGCGAGGGGACGACACCCGAGCAGAAGGCCGCGCTCATCGCGGGCGCGACGAAGCTTCTGGCGGACGTTTTGAACAAGCCGCCGGGCCTGACCTTCGTGCTCATTCAGGAGGTGGAGATGGACGACTGGGGCGTGAACGGCTTGCCCGCGGCCGAGCACCGGCGGCGGGCCGCCGCGGCGTCACCCGGGTAG